The Halosimplex litoreum genome has a window encoding:
- a CDS encoding DUF5827 family protein → MPRPKDDFDDLRPLKFHEPAEILDSDELYTIYEIGRLLQGLDAEAELDIETENVLLDWAIPWMMGHSEQFVFAEPEADDEPGYYGLAPGVDAEDTAEQ, encoded by the coding sequence ATGCCACGACCGAAAGACGACTTCGACGACCTGCGGCCCCTAAAGTTCCACGAACCGGCGGAAATACTCGACAGCGACGAACTGTACACCATCTACGAGATCGGTCGCCTGCTGCAGGGGCTCGACGCGGAGGCCGAGCTGGACATCGAGACGGAGAACGTCCTGCTGGACTGGGCCATTCCATGGATGATGGGCCACAGCGAGCAGTTCGTCTTCGCCGAACCGGAGGCCGACGACGAGCCGGGGTACTACGGGCTGGCGCCCGGTGTCGACGCCGAGGACACCGCCGAGCAATGA
- a CDS encoding zinc-dependent alcohol dehydrogenase, with product MRAIVQTGPESVDVSEREPPAIGPEEARVAVHATGVCGSDAHAYRYHGGYEWVQLPRVMGHEYAGVVESVGESVTEVEPGDRVVEDPTRRCGQCFQCRNGQENVCAAFSVKGMHRDGSYADRTVAHPENLHVVPDGVPLEHAAITEPLSVAARAVYEQSVLTPGDTALVEGPGPIGVLVATVADALGADVTVSGLGADTAYRLPLVERLGIDAVNLDETDLGTVTAEATDGVGFDVVFDTTGHRSGIETAVERVRKGGQIVVVGLPGEASEVALSDLVRSEVQVETSYGSVWRDFERALSLLDAGTVAAAEIVDTSFSPADPETAFETFLDSETCKPVFTFAAE from the coding sequence ATGAGAGCCATCGTGCAAACCGGACCGGAATCAGTCGACGTATCGGAGCGCGAACCGCCCGCCATCGGTCCCGAGGAGGCCCGCGTCGCGGTCCACGCGACTGGCGTCTGCGGGAGCGACGCCCACGCCTACCGCTATCACGGCGGCTACGAGTGGGTCCAACTGCCGCGCGTGATGGGCCACGAGTACGCCGGCGTCGTCGAGTCGGTCGGCGAGTCGGTCACCGAGGTCGAACCGGGCGACCGCGTCGTCGAGGACCCGACGCGGCGCTGTGGACAGTGTTTCCAGTGTCGCAACGGCCAGGAGAACGTCTGCGCGGCCTTTTCCGTGAAAGGGATGCACCGCGACGGCTCCTACGCCGACCGCACCGTCGCGCACCCCGAAAATCTGCACGTCGTCCCCGACGGAGTCCCTCTCGAACACGCGGCGATCACCGAACCACTGAGCGTCGCCGCCCGAGCCGTCTACGAACAGTCGGTCCTGACGCCCGGCGACACCGCCCTCGTCGAGGGGCCGGGTCCCATCGGCGTGCTCGTCGCCACGGTCGCCGACGCGCTCGGGGCCGACGTGACCGTCTCGGGCCTCGGCGCCGACACGGCGTACCGGCTCCCGCTGGTCGAACGACTCGGCATCGACGCGGTGAATCTCGACGAGACGGACCTCGGCACGGTCACCGCCGAGGCGACCGACGGCGTTGGATTCGACGTCGTCTTCGACACCACCGGCCACCGGAGCGGGATCGAGACGGCCGTCGAACGGGTGCGCAAGGGCGGCCAGATCGTCGTCGTCGGACTCCCCGGCGAAGCCAGCGAGGTCGCTCTCTCGGATCTCGTCAGGAGCGAGGTGCAGGTCGAGACCTCCTACGGGTCGGTGTGGCGCGACTTCGAGCGGGCGCTCTCGCTCCTCGACGCGGGGACCGTCGCCGCCGCCGAGATCGTCGACACGTCGTTCTCGCCAGCGGACCCCGAGACAGCCTTCGAGACGTTCCTCGACTCGGAGACCTGCAAGCCGGTGTTCACCTTCGCCGCGGAGTGA
- a CDS encoding phosphotransferase family protein has translation MRLDADNAVAYLRESGVIPADASAAVEPLGGGVSNAVIRVSWADDAVVAKQPFPDLDVAEQWPADVARVHNEAAAARVYGDVATAVDDRGIHVPGVRFEDSAEHVIVLDAAPPSAETWKADLLAGEVDPEIATRLGAFLAAVHETAGGDPEVEAAFDRYEPFEQLRLDPYHRTVAERHPDLADRIEREVERIRTTRSTLVHGDYSPKNVLVDESTGDTRLWVLDFEVAHWGDPIFDLAFVCSHLCIKSVYRAEHGEQYVAAAESLLAAYRDAVGLPAERERHFLTELGLLLVARVDGKSPVEYVERESTAELIRTLGRRSLTGDVETFDEFASIRRAELETV, from the coding sequence ATGCGACTCGATGCGGACAACGCCGTGGCGTACCTCCGGGAGTCTGGCGTGATCCCTGCGGACGCGAGCGCGGCGGTCGAACCACTCGGCGGCGGCGTCTCGAACGCCGTCATCCGGGTCTCGTGGGCGGACGACGCGGTCGTCGCGAAACAGCCGTTCCCGGACCTCGACGTCGCGGAGCAGTGGCCTGCGGACGTGGCCCGCGTCCACAACGAGGCGGCCGCGGCGCGCGTCTACGGTGACGTCGCAACGGCCGTCGACGACCGCGGAATCCACGTGCCGGGCGTCCGTTTCGAGGACTCCGCGGAACACGTGATCGTCCTCGACGCCGCACCCCCTTCGGCCGAGACGTGGAAGGCCGACCTCCTCGCCGGCGAGGTCGACCCCGAGATCGCCACGCGACTCGGTGCGTTTCTCGCGGCCGTCCACGAGACCGCCGGCGGTGACCCCGAGGTCGAAGCCGCGTTCGACCGATACGAGCCCTTCGAACAGCTCAGGCTCGACCCGTACCACCGCACCGTCGCGGAGCGCCACCCCGACCTCGCCGACCGCATCGAGCGCGAGGTCGAGCGGATCCGCACGACGCGCTCGACGCTCGTCCACGGCGACTACAGCCCGAAGAACGTCCTCGTCGACGAGTCGACCGGGGACACTCGGCTGTGGGTGCTCGACTTCGAGGTGGCCCACTGGGGCGACCCGATCTTCGACCTCGCGTTCGTCTGCTCGCACCTGTGCATCAAGTCGGTGTACCGGGCCGAGCACGGCGAGCAGTACGTCGCCGCGGCCGAGTCGCTGCTGGCGGCGTACCGCGACGCCGTCGGACTCCCGGCCGAACGCGAACGCCACTTCCTGACCGAACTCGGACTCTTGCTCGTCGCGCGGGTCGACGGGAAGTCACCCGTCGAGTACGTCGAGCGCGAGTCGACGGCGGAACTGATCCGGACGCTCGGCCGGCGGTCGCTGACCGGTGACGTCGAGACGTTCGACGAGTTCGCCTCGATACGACGCGCGGAACTGGAGACAGTATGA
- a CDS encoding ATPase, with translation MRLLVAGGARVDAGKTTFSTGLVERTGAVGYKPRAGNDYWFDHDDYLEATANGRLYGKDARTLAAASAADVRPEDINAVHRLWRPSPGGGSGLLGKDDREFLVDRVGESFVVNGTVDLPESVREALALADAPRVSTVAGFNEVMTDRHLAEQRALREKIESADRAVVESYADVARPFREIDPDAVAVVEPGRVRVYDGDRYAKGCAIASGGPDAGQLEERVGDVTGLIEPTTDARLPPLSKAERGDPAAVADAYDHAYDAVLAAAFD, from the coding sequence ATGAGACTGCTCGTCGCCGGCGGCGCCCGGGTCGACGCCGGGAAGACCACCTTCTCGACGGGGCTGGTCGAGCGGACGGGGGCGGTCGGGTACAAGCCCCGCGCCGGTAACGACTACTGGTTCGACCACGACGACTATCTGGAAGCGACCGCTAACGGCCGCCTCTACGGCAAGGACGCACGCACGCTCGCCGCGGCCAGCGCCGCCGACGTGCGACCCGAGGATATCAACGCCGTCCACCGGCTCTGGCGACCCAGCCCGGGCGGCGGGAGCGGACTGCTCGGCAAGGACGACCGGGAGTTCCTCGTCGACCGCGTCGGCGAGTCGTTCGTCGTCAACGGGACCGTCGACCTCCCCGAGTCGGTCCGCGAGGCGCTCGCGCTCGCCGACGCGCCGCGGGTCTCGACCGTCGCGGGGTTCAACGAGGTGATGACCGATCGGCACCTCGCAGAGCAGCGCGCGCTGCGCGAGAAGATCGAGTCGGCCGACCGCGCGGTCGTCGAGTCCTACGCCGACGTGGCCCGACCGTTCCGCGAGATCGACCCCGACGCCGTCGCCGTGGTCGAACCCGGTCGGGTCCGCGTGTACGACGGCGACCGCTACGCGAAGGGCTGTGCCATCGCCAGCGGCGGCCCCGACGCCGGGCAACTGGAAGAGCGGGTCGGCGACGTGACCGGCCTGATCGAACCGACGACCGACGCCCGGCTGCCGCCGCTCTCGAAAGCCGAGCGGGGCGACCCCGCTGCCGTCGCCGACGCCTACGACCACGCCTACGACGCCGTTCTCGCCGCCGCCTTCGACTGA
- a CDS encoding winged helix-turn-helix domain-containing protein produces MSTDDPADDSEGTDEPDADAQEGGNVRERLEEEADRAVTGFDEGIVDMLSWVLETETRARIYVYLRQNADSTSDEIAEGTGLYPSTVREALAELHDEGKVTRGKRENDGAGNNPYEYAAMAPSELVGNVVDDVQEELNTVFNLDEILGSDDEHPTVDSEPVTITVEDDPETDEGSDADGDGAAGDGDAVDDGATDEWGTADGVDDADDPPRDDTGHPDE; encoded by the coding sequence ATGTCTACAGACGATCCTGCCGACGACAGCGAGGGGACCGACGAGCCCGACGCGGACGCCCAGGAGGGAGGCAACGTCCGCGAACGGCTGGAAGAGGAGGCCGACAGGGCGGTGACGGGCTTCGACGAGGGGATCGTGGACATGCTCTCGTGGGTGCTCGAGACCGAGACCCGCGCCCGCATCTACGTCTATCTCCGACAGAACGCCGACAGCACGAGCGACGAGATCGCGGAGGGGACGGGACTGTATCCCAGTACGGTCCGCGAAGCGCTCGCGGAGCTCCACGACGAGGGGAAGGTGACCAGGGGGAAACGCGAGAACGACGGCGCGGGCAACAACCCCTACGAGTACGCGGCGATGGCGCCGAGCGAACTCGTCGGCAACGTCGTCGACGACGTACAGGAAGAGCTCAACACGGTGTTCAACCTCGACGAGATCCTCGGGAGCGACGACGAGCATCCGACCGTCGACTCCGAGCCCGTCACCATCACCGTCGAGGACGACCCCGAGACCGACGAGGGGAGCGACGCCGACGGTGACGGCGCAGCCGGCGACGGTGACGCAGTCGACGACGGCGCAACCGACGAGTGGGGAACCGCGGACGGTGTGGACGACGCGGACGACCCGCCACGCGACGACACTGGCCACCCGGACGAGTAG
- a CDS encoding Hsp20/alpha crystallin family protein, with protein sequence MAPNDPFSEMDRLFEQMRRNMHAAWNAPIGSWDERGPRPAFEAERRGADDGEMVRPTGDYGDVNLQFERIDDEFVVIGDLPGFEREEIDVQFDDGYLSIEAVHEVEDDEHYRTRHVSERARIADDVVADEATATYSNGVLELRFPLADSGDGATAIDVE encoded by the coding sequence ATGGCACCGAACGACCCGTTCAGCGAGATGGACCGACTCTTCGAACAGATGCGACGGAACATGCACGCGGCGTGGAACGCGCCGATCGGGTCCTGGGACGAGCGGGGGCCCCGACCGGCGTTCGAGGCCGAGCGACGGGGGGCGGACGACGGCGAGATGGTCCGTCCCACAGGCGACTACGGCGACGTGAACCTCCAGTTCGAGCGGATCGACGACGAGTTCGTCGTGATCGGTGACCTCCCGGGGTTCGAGCGCGAGGAGATCGACGTGCAGTTCGACGACGGCTACCTCTCGATCGAGGCCGTCCACGAGGTCGAGGACGACGAACACTACCGGACCCGCCACGTCTCCGAGCGGGCGCGGATCGCCGACGACGTGGTCGCCGACGAGGCCACCGCCACCTACAGCAACGGCGTCCTCGAACTCCGCTTCCCGCTGGCCGATTCCGGCGACGGCGCGACCGCCATCGACGTGGAGTGA
- the eno gene encoding phosphopyruvate hydratase, with protein MTEITDVRAWEVLDSRGDPTVRAAVEAGDVTGRFTVPAGASTGRHEAVERRDGGDRYRGLGVRDAVAAVNDDLAPLVTGRDATDQSELDAAMVDHDGTASLERLGANAVLAVSGAVARAASAATDRPLHDHLAATHDTAQSLPLPMVNVISGGLHAEGGIEVQDFLVVPTGAETYGEALEAAWDVRRAVRDGIVADGHRPLVADEGGFAPPLARVRDAFERLVRGIESAGYEPGRDAAIAVDVAASHFYDANAETYEIESEGRTLDRAGMADLVAEWVDAYPVVSVEDPLAEDDWDGWVGLADRLPAGVQLLGDDLLVTNADRLDRAFERGAASAVLVKPNQAGTLTRAVEVVREAERAGLAPVVSARSGETCDATIADLAVGLGAGQIKIGSLARSERLAKYNRLLEIDRERSLPLADPFGE; from the coding sequence ATGACGGAGATAACCGACGTGCGGGCGTGGGAGGTGCTCGATTCCCGGGGCGACCCGACGGTCCGGGCCGCGGTCGAGGCGGGCGACGTGACCGGCCGGTTCACCGTCCCGGCGGGCGCGAGTACCGGACGCCACGAGGCGGTCGAGCGCCGCGACGGCGGCGACCGCTACCGCGGATTGGGCGTCCGTGACGCCGTCGCGGCCGTGAACGACGACCTCGCACCGCTGGTCACGGGTCGCGACGCGACCGACCAGTCCGAGCTAGACGCGGCGATGGTCGACCACGACGGCACGGCGTCGCTCGAACGACTGGGCGCCAACGCCGTCCTCGCGGTGTCCGGTGCGGTCGCTCGCGCCGCGAGCGCGGCGACGGATCGACCGCTCCACGACCACCTGGCCGCGACTCACGACACCGCGCAGTCGCTCCCACTCCCGATGGTGAACGTGATCAGCGGCGGCCTCCACGCCGAGGGCGGTATCGAGGTGCAGGACTTCCTCGTCGTCCCGACGGGCGCGGAGACGTACGGCGAGGCGCTGGAGGCCGCCTGGGACGTCCGGCGAGCGGTCCGCGACGGGATCGTCGCAGACGGCCACCGGCCGCTCGTGGCCGACGAGGGCGGCTTCGCCCCGCCGCTCGCGAGGGTTCGAGACGCGTTCGAACGCCTCGTGAGGGGGATCGAGTCCGCCGGCTACGAACCCGGCCGCGACGCCGCGATCGCCGTCGACGTGGCGGCGAGTCACTTCTACGACGCGAACGCGGAGACGTACGAGATCGAAAGTGAGGGACGGACGCTCGACCGCGCGGGGATGGCCGACCTCGTCGCCGAGTGGGTGGACGCGTACCCCGTCGTCTCGGTCGAGGACCCGCTCGCAGAGGACGACTGGGACGGCTGGGTCGGGCTCGCCGACAGGCTCCCCGCGGGCGTGCAACTGCTCGGTGACGACCTGCTCGTCACGAACGCGGACCGGCTCGACCGGGCGTTCGAGCGCGGCGCGGCCTCGGCGGTACTGGTAAAACCCAACCAGGCCGGGACGCTGACCCGCGCCGTCGAGGTGGTCCGCGAGGCGGAGCGGGCGGGTCTCGCTCCAGTCGTCTCGGCGCGGTCGGGCGAGACCTGTGACGCGACGATCGCCGACCTCGCCGTCGGTCTCGGCGCCGGCCAGATCAAGATCGGCTCGCTGGCCCGCTCCGAACGACTCGCGAAGTACAACCGACTCCTCGAGATCGACCGGGAACGGTCGCTTCCGCTCGCCGACCCGTTCGGCGAGTGA
- a CDS encoding glutamate--cysteine ligase — MDRGSREAFSRMGTIGIEEEYYVVDEDGRPTSGTDELVYESDPPELLEGRLDHELFKCVIESQTSIIEDPADARAELLAVREALVDHATAHGFDIAAAGLHPLAKWRELEHAEKSRYRAQLDRIQYPQHRNTTAGLHVHVGVDDADKAVWIANELRWHLPVMLALSANSPYWNGFDTGLQSARAKIFEALPNTGMPTRFDDYDAFDEFERRMLATDSIDDRGELWFDVRPHSGHGTVEVRTPDGQADPDKVLAFVEYTHALVSDLAARYEDGESTTDARRELYDEHKWRAMRHGHDAALLGREFESTVDLGEIVDREAERLGVSGIREVYEAESGAERQRRLRGQEGADALCDSLRLQYE; from the coding sequence ATGGACCGGGGCTCGCGCGAGGCGTTCAGTCGGATGGGGACGATCGGCATCGAAGAGGAGTACTACGTCGTCGACGAGGACGGCCGGCCCACCTCGGGCACCGACGAACTCGTCTACGAGTCCGACCCACCCGAACTCCTGGAGGGACGTCTCGACCACGAGCTGTTCAAGTGCGTCATCGAGTCCCAGACGTCGATCATCGAGGACCCCGCCGACGCTCGGGCGGAGTTGCTCGCGGTCCGCGAGGCGCTGGTCGACCACGCCACCGCTCACGGCTTCGATATCGCCGCTGCCGGGCTCCACCCGCTGGCGAAGTGGCGCGAACTCGAACACGCCGAGAAATCGCGCTATCGAGCGCAACTCGACCGCATCCAGTATCCCCAGCACCGCAACACGACCGCTGGGCTACACGTCCACGTCGGCGTCGACGACGCCGACAAGGCGGTGTGGATCGCCAACGAACTGCGCTGGCACCTGCCCGTCATGTTGGCGCTGTCGGCCAACTCGCCGTACTGGAACGGCTTCGACACCGGCCTCCAGTCGGCCCGAGCGAAGATCTTCGAGGCGCTTCCCAACACCGGGATGCCGACCCGCTTCGACGACTACGACGCCTTCGACGAGTTCGAGCGGCGGATGCTGGCCACCGACAGTATCGACGACCGCGGCGAGCTCTGGTTCGACGTGCGCCCCCACTCCGGGCACGGCACCGTCGAAGTCCGCACCCCGGACGGCCAGGCCGACCCCGACAAGGTACTCGCGTTCGTCGAGTACACCCACGCGCTCGTCTCCGACCTGGCGGCCCGCTACGAGGACGGCGAGTCGACCACCGACGCTCGCCGGGAGCTGTACGACGAGCACAAGTGGCGCGCGATGCGCCACGGCCACGACGCCGCGCTGCTGGGTCGCGAGTTCGAGTCGACCGTCGACCTGGGCGAGATCGTCGACCGCGAAGCCGAGCGCCTGGGCGTCTCGGGCATCCGCGAGGTTTACGAGGCCGAGAGCGGGGCCGAACGCCAGCGTCGGCTGCGCGGGCAAGAGGGCGCCGACGCGCTCTGTGACTCGTTGCGCTTGCAGTACGAGTGA
- a CDS encoding fibrillarin-like rRNA/tRNA 2'-O-methyltransferase — MSDLPAGVERRAFEGRERLATRGEPHYGEPTDGEYRAWNPDRSKLGAMLELGMDTGLVGGETVLYLGAASGTTASHVADFAGPTYGVEFAARPVRDLLDAAEPRGNLFPLLKDARKPGTYAHVVEPVDAIVQDVATRGQAKVATANAEFLREDGRLLLAIKARSEDVTRDPADVFDDALAELESAYEVLETRRLTPHHDDHLGVVATPR, encoded by the coding sequence GTGAGCGATCTGCCCGCGGGTGTCGAGCGCCGCGCGTTCGAGGGGCGCGAGCGGCTGGCGACCCGCGGCGAGCCCCACTACGGCGAGCCGACCGACGGCGAGTACCGGGCCTGGAACCCCGACCGCTCGAAGCTGGGCGCGATGCTCGAACTCGGGATGGACACCGGCCTGGTCGGCGGCGAGACCGTCCTCTATCTCGGCGCGGCGTCGGGGACGACCGCCAGCCACGTCGCCGACTTCGCCGGCCCGACCTACGGCGTCGAGTTCGCCGCCCGGCCGGTCCGGGACCTGCTGGACGCCGCCGAGCCCCGTGGGAACCTCTTTCCCCTGCTGAAGGACGCGCGCAAGCCGGGGACCTACGCCCACGTCGTCGAGCCGGTCGACGCCATCGTCCAGGACGTAGCGACGCGGGGGCAGGCGAAAGTGGCGACTGCCAACGCCGAGTTCCTCCGCGAGGACGGCCGACTCCTGCTGGCGATCAAGGCCCGCAGCGAGGACGTGACCCGCGACCCCGCCGACGTGTTCGACGACGCGCTCGCCGAACTCGAATCGGCCTACGAGGTGCTCGAAACCCGGCGGTTGACCCCCCACCACGACGACCACCTCGGCGTGGTCGCGACACCGCGGTGA
- a CDS encoding NOP5/NOP56 family protein: MTEHDGWFAGLDPGDTEAAADRVRGGSADSSADWPALAVDEGFADDESEYYERLHDATMAAASAGVHERERADDKQLIHAVRAMDDCERTANELAERVAEWAGTRFEDAGTGVEYARDLAERTEEPADPSEARLVALAERTAALADEADELRAYVEETTPSVTPNLAAMAGPVLAARLVSLSGGLDALAKQPSSTVQVLGAEDALFAHLRGSAPSPKHGVIFTHEYVRGTRPDKRGSAARALAGKLTIAARVDHYSGERKPDLDAELDERIATVRGVDGDGAGSGGESDDGAATDGGDGS, encoded by the coding sequence ATGACCGAACACGACGGATGGTTCGCGGGGCTCGACCCCGGGGACACCGAGGCCGCGGCCGACCGGGTCCGCGGCGGGTCGGCGGACTCTTCAGCCGACTGGCCGGCCCTGGCCGTCGACGAGGGGTTCGCCGACGACGAGTCGGAGTACTACGAGCGCCTGCACGACGCGACGATGGCCGCCGCCAGCGCCGGCGTCCACGAACGCGAGCGCGCCGACGACAAACAGCTCATCCACGCGGTCCGCGCCATGGACGACTGCGAGCGTACCGCCAACGAACTCGCCGAGCGCGTCGCCGAGTGGGCGGGCACCCGCTTCGAGGACGCTGGAACCGGCGTCGAGTACGCCCGCGACCTCGCCGAACGCACCGAGGAACCCGCGGACCCGAGCGAGGCCCGCCTGGTCGCGCTCGCCGAGCGGACGGCCGCGCTGGCCGACGAGGCCGACGAACTCCGGGCCTACGTCGAGGAGACGACCCCCTCCGTCACGCCGAACCTCGCCGCGATGGCCGGGCCGGTGCTGGCGGCGCGGCTGGTCTCCCTGTCGGGCGGGCTCGACGCGCTGGCGAAACAGCCCTCCAGTACGGTGCAGGTCCTCGGTGCGGAAGACGCGCTGTTCGCGCACCTCCGCGGGTCGGCGCCGTCGCCGAAACACGGCGTCATCTTCACCCACGAGTACGTCCGCGGGACGCGCCCGGACAAGCGCGGGTCGGCGGCGCGAGCGCTGGCGGGCAAACTCACCATCGCAGCGCGCGTCGACCACTACAGCGGCGAGCGCAAGCCCGACCTCGACGCCGAACTCGACGAGCGCATCGCGACCGTCCGCGGGGTCGACGGGGACGGCGCCGGGAGCGGCGGCGAGAGCGACGACGGCGCCGCGACCGACGGAGGTGACGGCTCGTGA
- the sod gene encoding superoxide dismutase, whose protein sequence is MPEHSDPELPPLPYDYDALEPHISEQVLTWHHDTHHQGYVNGLESAEETLAENREAGEFGSSAGAIGNVTHNGCGHYLHTLFWENMDPNGGGEPDGDLADRIEEDFGSYEGWKGEFEAAAGAAGGWALLVYDPVAKQLRNVAVDKHDQGALWGAHPVLALDVWEHSYYYDYGPDRGDFIDNFFEVVDWDEVADQYETAVGHFE, encoded by the coding sequence ATGCCAGAACATTCCGATCCCGAGCTTCCGCCGCTCCCGTACGACTACGACGCGCTCGAGCCGCATATCAGCGAGCAGGTGCTGACGTGGCATCACGACACCCACCATCAGGGGTACGTCAACGGTCTCGAATCCGCCGAGGAGACACTCGCCGAGAACCGCGAAGCGGGCGAGTTCGGCTCGTCGGCCGGCGCGATCGGCAACGTCACCCACAACGGCTGTGGCCACTATCTGCACACGCTGTTCTGGGAGAACATGGACCCGAACGGCGGCGGCGAGCCCGACGGTGACCTGGCCGACCGCATCGAGGAGGACTTCGGTTCCTACGAAGGCTGGAAGGGCGAGTTCGAGGCCGCTGCCGGCGCCGCCGGTGGCTGGGCGCTGCTCGTGTACGACCCGGTCGCCAAGCAGCTGCGCAACGTGGCCGTCGACAAGCACGACCAGGGCGCTCTGTGGGGCGCACACCCCGTGTTGGCCCTGGACGTCTGGGAGCACTCGTACTACTACGACTACGGTCCGGACCGCGGCGACTTCATCGACAACTTCTTCGAGGTCGTCGACTGGGACGAGGTCGCCGACCAGTACGAGACCGCCGTCGGCCACTTCGAGTAA
- a CDS encoding phosphopantetheine adenylyltransferase: MNVALGGTFDPVHDGHRALFRRAFELGDATVGLTSDGLAPKTRREDRYVRPYDQRHRDLDAELAALADEYDRDYEIRRIDDPTGFAPEPQFDAIVVSPETETGGKRINEIRRDDGVEPLDIEVVDHVYAEDGEIISSTRIVRGEIDEHGALTPDRAGRGAPGETDAETASGATDTSADGGPEAGADDA; the protein is encoded by the coding sequence ATGAACGTCGCGCTGGGTGGTACCTTCGACCCGGTCCACGACGGGCACCGCGCGCTGTTCAGGCGCGCCTTCGAACTGGGCGACGCGACGGTCGGTCTGACGAGCGACGGCCTGGCCCCGAAGACCCGACGCGAGGACCGCTACGTCCGCCCGTACGACCAGCGCCACCGCGACCTCGACGCCGAGCTCGCCGCGCTCGCCGACGAATACGACCGCGACTACGAGATCCGGCGGATCGACGACCCGACCGGGTTCGCTCCCGAACCGCAGTTCGACGCCATCGTCGTCTCCCCCGAGACCGAGACCGGCGGCAAGCGCATCAACGAGATCCGCCGCGACGACGGCGTCGAGCCGCTCGACATCGAGGTCGTCGACCACGTCTACGCCGAGGACGGCGAGATCATCTCCAGCACTCGCATCGTCCGCGGCGAGATCGACGAACACGGCGCACTCACCCCCGATCGCGCCGGCCGCGGCGCCCCCGGGGAAACCGACGCCGAGACCGCCAGCGGCGCCACCGACACGTCGGCCGACGGCGGCCCCGAAGCCGGAGCCGACGACGCCTGA
- a CDS encoding transcription initiation factor IIB family protein — MYSARDQVENSEWLDEVEATAERLDMDEAARSRAADLFLSNVPETDRSKRAVLATSVYVAGLVEGDGRSQQRVAEVADVSRLTISKRYEAMLESQGLDAPSW, encoded by the coding sequence ATGTACAGCGCCCGCGATCAGGTCGAGAACTCAGAGTGGCTCGACGAGGTCGAAGCGACCGCCGAGCGCCTCGACATGGACGAGGCCGCTCGGTCGCGGGCGGCCGACCTGTTCCTCTCGAACGTCCCCGAGACCGACCGCTCGAAGCGGGCGGTCCTCGCGACGAGCGTCTACGTCGCCGGGCTCGTCGAAGGCGACGGTCGCAGCCAGCAGCGCGTCGCCGAGGTCGCCGACGTCTCCCGGCTCACGATCTCGAAGCGCTACGAGGCGATGCTCGAGAGTCAGGGACTGGACGCGCCGAGCTGGTAG